In Polyangium spumosum, the genomic stretch GGCCTCCGGCGCGCACGCGCGAGGAGGTCATTACACGCGCCGTGCGCGCGGCCTCCATCGCCGGCTCGCCTGCATATCCGACCGATCCGGCCGAAGTGGCCGAGCGCGCCGGAATTGCTTTCGACCGCGACCACGACGAGGCCGCGCCTGCGCGCCAGGGCGTCGCGACGGTCGCGTCCGGCGACCGCACCGAGCGATTGCGCGCGCTCGACGTGCCGGCGCTCGTGTTGCACGGGCTCGCCGATACGCTGATCGACCCGAGCGGCGGGCGCGCCACGGCGGCGGCCATTGCCGGCGCCGAGCTCGTGCTCGTCGAGGGAATGGGGCACGATATCCCGCGTGAGCTATGGGAGCGGATCGCCGATCACATCGCCGCGGTCGTGCGGCGGGGGGAGGAGCGGGCGCGCTAGATCGAGGCGGAGGGCTCGCGGTGGGCGACCCAGACCTTGAATTGCAGCTCGCCGAAGATGAAACGTGGCGCCACGAAGCCGGCCTGGGCCAGGAGCGCGAAGACCTCGGCATCCGAGGCCGGGGGCTGCATCGATGCCATTGCCTTCCGTCGTTGCTCCAGCAGTTCGGGCGGCCGACCCATCATGACGAGCCGCTGCTCCTCGACGGCCCTGAGCGATGGCTCGTCTCCCACGCGACAACCGATCACGAAGGGCGCTCCCGGCGCGAGCCTCCCGGCGACCTCCCGCAGGAGCCCGACACGCGCGTCATTGCCCGCGAGATGGTGCAGGACGCCGATCATCTGCGCGCCGTCGAACGAAGGCCCGCGCGGTAGATCACGGAGCTCGCAGGCATGCAAGCTCGTCCGTTTGAGGAGGCCTGCCGCCGCGAGTTTCTCCCTTGCAAGGGTGATCATCTCCGCGGAGGGATCGACGCCCGTGAATTGCCAGTCGGCGCCTGCGTGACGCGCGTACGGCATCACCTCGCTCGCGGTCCCGATACCGACCATCAAGAGCGACGCGGCCTTCTTGCCCGCGAGCGCCGTGACGAGCACCTCGGCGGCGACCTGTAGCATGGCGTCGTAGCCCGCTATCGAGAGTCGCACCTGGCCATCATATTTCAATGCACGCTCACGCCCGAAGGTATCCGCATGTTTCCCGTGCTCGTCTGTTTTCATCCCGCGCTCTCCTTGAACGGGTGGTCCTCGGACCACCCACCGCGAGCGTAGCGCTCTTCCGCGCAGGCAGGACAGGGCGGGGGTTTTGATCCGGTCGGCGAATCTTTCGAGGCGCGCGGGCACTTGCTACGTGCAGCCGCACGGCAAAGTACCCGCGCGCGGCATACGTCAAGCTCACTTGCGTGTCGATGCCCGCGCGGGACGTGAGTCTGACCGAGATTGACGTGCCAAACCGGTTCGAGGTCCCCACGAGGACGTTGCGCCCGCGCGCCGCGTCGAACACGAGGTCCCGATCCACGCGCGTGACAGAGACGTCGAGCGCCCTCCCCTCGGATCGCCCGAAGACCACGCCCGTTTCGAATGCATGGGCCCGGGAGGCGACGCCGTTCGCCTCGGATACCGAGCACGTGTACCTGAACAGCGTCTGGGCAAATCCCCGAGCGCGCGCACGATGGCGCTGCTCGGGCGTGGCGTCGGTTCGAGCGGGAGGGCTGCGAGGCTCGTCACGAGGTGGCTCCCGCGCGTACCGGCAGGATCGGCGCCCAGGCGAGCTTCGCGAGGAGCTCGTCGCTCACCATCACGCCGCGGTCCGAGAAAACGAGCACGTTACGCGGCTCGTCTTCGTGGTCCTCGGCGACGAACAGGATGCCGCGCCCCTCTCCGTTGTATCCGAGCTGCACGATGGCGTTTTTCACCCAGCGCCCTCCGCCGTCGAGCGTGAGGTCGTGGGGGAGCGTGTAGAAGCCCTCCGAAGGCAGTCGCTTCAGCGACTCGGCCCAGCTCGCGGAGCGGAGGACATAGGTGGGTTTGCCCCAGAACCAACGATTCCGGCGGTTCTGGCCAGGGCGAACCACGAAGGCGACGCCCGCCTCGACGCCGACGTACACGAGGACGCCGGCAGGGATCGCCTCCTCCTGGCCTGGGTAGGGTTTCGTGGTGCGGTAAAGACCGGGCTCGGGCAGCTTGATCATGACGAGCGCTTCTATATTGCAGACGCATCACTGTTGCAACTATAGTTCGACATGGACTGCAACATGGACCCTGAACGCGACGACATCTCCGAGCGCGTGACGCGCCACCTCGACGAGGCTGGCTTCTCGCCGATCGGCGGCGCACCTTCGGGAGGGCTGGCCATGCGGCGCCGCGCCGTGGACTCGACCCTCACGCTCGGGTACGACCCCGTCGCGGGCCTCCTCCGGCTCTCGGTGTCGTTCGTCCGCGGCGCGGCGATGCGCGGGATCTTCCGCGGTGGGCGGGCCGAGCTCCGGATCTTCGTCGCCTCCTCTTCCCTCCTCGGCCTGCTCTGCTGGATCACCTCGTCACACGACGACCTCTTGGCGTTCGAGGCCGACGCGTGGCTCGAGCAGATCGTGTCCCTCTGCCCGGCGACGTACGTGGTGCTCGCCGTGCGCGGCGAGGAGGTCCTCGCGCTCGTCATGCCCCAGGAGGCCAGCGCGACGCTACAATAACAGATGCGCGTAAGGTTCTTATGCAACCATGTTGCAACTAGATGAGAAGTGATGTAGGAGCGAGGCCATGCGCGACACGATCAAGCTCGTCTCGTCGGCGGGCACCGGGTATTGCTACTACACGACGAAGAACAAGCGGACGATGGCCGAGAAGCTCCAGATCAAGAAGTACGATCCGATCGCCCGCAAGCACGTCGTCTTCACCGAGGGGAAGATCTCCAAGGGCGGCGGCGGGAAATGAGCGATCGCAGGCTCCCCGTCACCGTGCTCTCCGGCTTCCTTGGCGCAGGAAAGACGACGCTGCTCAATCACGTGCTCGGGAACCGCGAGGCCAAGCGCGTCGCGGTCATCGTGAACGACATGAGCGAGGTGAACATCGACGCCGAGCTCGTCCGCGGCGGCGCCGCCGCGCTGAGCCGCACCGACGAGCGGCTCGTCGAGATGACGAACGGCTGCATCTGCTGCACGCTGCGCGAGGACCTCCTCTTCGAAGTGAAGAAGCTCGCCGAGGAGGGGCGCTTCGATTATCTGCTCGTCGAGTCGACGGGGATCAGCGAGCCATTGCCCGTGGCCGAGACCTTCGGCTTCGAGGACGACACGGGCGCGCGGCTCTCGGACGTGGCGCGGCTCGATACCATGGTGACGGTCGTCGACGCATACAATTTCTCCCGGGATTTCGCGGCGGCCGAGGACCTCGTGGAGCGGGGCGTCGCGGCGTCCGAGGAGGACGATCGGAGCGTCGTCGACCTGCTCGTCGATCAGGTGGAGTTCTGCGACGTCATCGTGCTGAACAAGGTGGACCTCGTCTCGCAAAAGGAGGTCGGATTGCTCGAGGCCACGCTGCAGAGGCTCAATTCGCGGGCGAAGATCGTACACGCCACGTTCGGGAACGTGCCGCTCGACGCGGTCATGGGTACGGGGCTTTTTGATCTGGAGAAGGCGAGGGAGGCGCCGGGCTGGATGGCCGAGCTGCGCGGCGAACACGTGCCGGAGACGGAGGAATACGGCCTCGGCAGCTTCGTGTTCCGCTCGCGGCGCCCCTTGCATCCGGCGCGGTTTTATACGCTCATCCACGAGCAGTGGCCGGGCGTGATCCGGTCGAAGGGTTTCTTCTGGCTGGCGACGCGTCCCGAATGGGTCGCGGAGTGGTCCCAGGCGGGCGGCGCGTGCCGGTTCGGCGTGGTGGGGAAATGGTGGGCCGCGCAATCGAGGGAGGATTGGCCCGAGGACGAGGGGGCGCGGCATAGGATCGAGGCCGATTGGGATCCCGAGCTCGGCGACCGGCGGCAGGAGATCGTGATCATCGGGACCGCGGAGCGCGAGGGGATGCGGGCGCGGCTCGAGGCTTGCCTGCTCACGGACGAGGAAATGGCGCTCGGACCCGAGAAAATCCGGCAATTCGAGGATCCGTTCCCGCCGTGGGCTCTGGCCGAGGAAGAGGCCGACGGCGCGCCGCCCGGTGATCGCCGTTTCGCGTCGATGTGGACGCGGGAGGCGGCGGACGGCGCGCATTGAGGGAGGGAGGCGATCAGGCGGCGGCTTGCTCCGCCGGTCGCGCCGGGCTCGGCAGGGCTCGATGCTGCCAGATGGACGCCGCCACGAGGATCACGATCGACGCCCAGGCGAGGGCCTCGATTTCCCCGAGGAGGTGGCTCGCGACGAGGCCAACCGAGCCGGCGAGCGAGAGCGCGAGCGGGCCTTTGCGGCGGGAGCGCGCATGACGACGAATGCTGACGAAGAGCGTCACCGAGACCGCGACGACGAGCAGAGCGAGGTGCTGCGCCTCGGTGATCACGAATCCGACGCCGAGCGCGGAGAGGGCTTGCGCCCAGGCGCCGAGGCACGTGGGGCAGACGGCGCAGGCGAGGACCGGGAGCACCGCGCCGAAGAAAGACGAGCGGGCGGCCCCGTCTTTTGCCGCATGTCGACGAGGGTGGTGGTGCCCGCAGCAAGCTTCCCGGGCGTCCTCGGCGTGCGATCGATGCTCCGGACGGGCGGAGTCGGCGCATGCGGTTTGCGTGGTGTCCGAGGGGAGGCTCGCTCGTACGTTCATGCGCCCATCATGAACGGACTCGTATACTGTTGCAACAGCGATGTAGCTGTGACGCCGAGGCCTCCAGCGCGGACATCGAGTTCCCGTGGCTTCCTGCCCCTCTCCGTTATTACATCAAAATTACAACTGCGCTCGGGTGAGTTCTGATGCTGGACTGGCTGGTCATTGGTGGTGGTGTCCACGGGACGTATCTCTCGCTCGCATTGACGCTCGGCGGTCGTGTCGCGCGGGATCGTTTGCGCGTGCTGGACCCGCACGTGGCTCCGCTCGAGCGGTGGAATGCGTGCACGGAGAACGTGGGAATGGAGTTCTTGCGCTCCTCCTTCGTGCACCACCTCGATCCCGAGCCGTTCGACCTGCGGAGATTCGCGCCGTCGCGGCCTCGCCGTGGTGAGAGAGCCTTCCTCGGTCGCTACCTCCGGCCCTCGCTGTCGGTCTTCCGGGCCCACTCCGAAAACGTGATACAGAAGCACGGGCTCGCTTCGCTGCGCGTGCAGGGGGAGGCGAGGTCGATCATGGCAATCCCGGGAGGGATACGCGTCGATACGACGGAGGGGGCCCTCGACGCCCGCCGCGTGCTCCTCGCGATCGGAATGGGTGATCAGCCGGCGATCCCCGACTGGGCGCGCAGCCTGCGCGAGGAAGGGGGGTGCGTGCACCACGTGTTCGAGCCGGGCTTCGTGCGCGCGCAAATGGCTCCGTTTCGTCACGTGGTCGTCGTAGGGGGCGGAATCAGCGCCGCGCAGACGGCCCTCGCGCTGGCGAAACGCCAGGAAGGGTCGGTCACGATCCTCGCGCGGCACCCCGCGCGCGTGTTTGCATTCGATACGGATCCGGGGTGGATGGGGCCAAAGAACCTCGACGATTTTGCGCGCGTCGCGGACCACGACGTCCGTCGCCACCTCATCCGCCACGCGCGCCACCGCGGATCGATGCCCGACGACGTGGCCTCGGCTCTCCGACGCGCCGTGCACGAACGAAGGCTCTCCCTGCGTATCGCGGGGGTGTCGGCGGCGGCGCTCATCGATGGCAATATCGATATTTCCCTCGACGACGGCGGCGCGCCCCTCGTCACCGATACGGTCGTACTCGCGACGGGCTTCGAGACGCGGCGTCCAGGCGGCGCGTGGCTCGCCAATGCCGTCCAGGAGCTCGGGCTTCGATGCGCTTCCTGCGGATATCCGATCGTGGATCGGAGCCTGCGCTGGCACCCGAACCTCTTCGTGACGGGTCCGCTCGCCGAACTCGAGCTGGGCCCGCCGGCGCGAAACATCCTCGGCGCGCGCCTCGCGGCGGAGCGGCTCGTGCAGGTGGCGTGATTCGAGAGGCTGCACGTGTACAGGCGATCCGGGGAGCCCACCCGTCAGGTCGCCGGGCCAAACGAGATCCGGTCCCCGAGGAGGACGCGGAATGGGCCCGCGCCCATCGGGAGGGTGAGCGTGACCTCCTGCGAAGGATACGCGGCGTGCGCAGGGACATCGCCGCGGAGCTCGCCTACCGCGCGTATTGTGAGACCGAAGGCATACCGGTGGACGAGAGGGCGCTCGCGACCCGCCTCCCGGAGGAGTTTTTCTGGGTCGGCGATCGAATGCTCGACAACCCCGACGAGCCCGAGCAAGCGACGCTGACCGCCGCCCTCGCCGTATATGCCGCCTGCACACGAAAAGAGCCGCCCCCCGCCTCCGAAGCCTGGCTCTCCGCCATCCGCAAGGTCCGCGAAACCTTGCCGAAGCCCGCCCTCTCCGCCCGCTTCTCCTTCTGACCTGTCAACCCCCCACCGACCCGGAACTCCCTGGCTCCGCGGAGCCCGGCTCCCTCTCCGCCTCCGCCGCCTCCTCTTTCCGGCTCCTCCACAGGTGATGCGCCACCAGCGCCGCGCAGATCGCCCAGGCGATGTGCGTCGCGTGGTGCGCGAGCAGGCGGTCGCGCAGGAGCCCGTCGCGCAGGAACTGCACCACGTAGTCCACGGGCCGCGGACCCTTCAGCGCGTGGTGAAGCTGCTCCCCGGGGATCAGGCATAACACCCCGGCGATGAAGGCCGACCAGGCCAGGGTCTTCCGTTCCGTAGCGTCCAGCATGCGAAATCCGTGTGGCGAATACCCGGGAGCGCGCCGAGCCTAACGCAAACGACCCCCGCGCGGGAAGGGAAAGAGAGGTGCGGCGCGCGGCGATTCGCGCTAATGGGGGTCCGTCCCATGAGCTCCGCCATCGGCCAGCCGCCCGTCGACGAAAGCACGGCCCCCGAGGCCCTCGAAGCCGCGCCGGAAGGCGCTGCCGAGGCGCCGAGAGGGCTCGCTTGGCTCTCCTGGCACCTCCAGGGGTACTGGACGATCATCCGCGACGTCTACCTCTCCGCCGACCGGCGCACCCTCGGCTTCGCCCGGATCATGATCGGCTTCCTCATGGTCATGGACCTGTTCCGGCGCACCCCGGACTGGCTCCACATGTACTCCGACAAGGGCGTCCTGCCGACACACCTGAACCTCTTCCGCCCCCAGGCCTGGGGCGCCTTCACCCTCTTCAATGCCTTCTCCACCGCCCCGGAGCTCTGGGCCCTCTGGGTCGTCCTCCTCGTCACCTTCCTCTGCGTCCTCGTCGGCTACAAGACCCGTATCGCCCACGTCCTCGCCGCGATCTTCGTGGCCAGCATGAATGGACGCATCCTCCTCATCGAGAATGGCGGGTACGTCGTTTACAACCTCCTCGTGATGTGGACCGCCTTCCTCCCGATGGGGGACCGGTTCTCCGTCGACGCCCTGCTCGACTCGATGCGGCGCCGCAAAGAGGCCAATGCCGACGAGCTCAACGACCGCAAGGACGTCGTCGAGCCCCGCCGCCTCACGCCCCACGTCTCCCTCGTGGTCGGCGTCATCCTCCTCCAGATCGCGGCCATTTATTACTTCAACGTCATTCACAAGACCGGGACCGCCTGGAGAAACGGCACCGCGGTCCATTACGTGCTCTGGGTCGACCGCATGGTCACGCCGATCGTGGCGGCCGTGCGCGGGTACATCCCGCCCCGGCTCATCCCCTACGCGACCTGGTTCGTCCTCATCAGCGAGGCCGTCATTCCGATTTGCCTCGCCACGCCGCTCGCCCGCTCGTGGGCTCGTCGGCTCGCCGTCGCCCTCATGTGTATCCTCCACATCGGCTTCGGCGCGACCTTCGTCCTCGGCCCCTTCGCCTGGGCGATGTGCGGCTTCTCCACCCTGCTCTTCACCTCCGACGACTGGGACCTCGCCGCCCGCACGATGCGCCGCGCGCACCGCGCCCGCGTGGTCCTCTTCGACGGCGCGTCCGGCGCCTCGCTCCTGCTCTGCCGCCTGCTCAAGCGCCTCGATCGTTACGAGCTGCTCACGTTCCGCGCAGAGCCGGGCCTCACGCGCGGCATCGCCGTGGAGCGACCGAACGACAAGGCGCGCCTCGAGCGGAGCGCCGCGCTCGCCGACATCGTCGCCGCCTTGCCGCTCGGCCCCACGATCGCCTGGCTCTTCCGCCTGCCTCTGCTCTCGCACCTCGTCGACGCGATCTGGAGCGTGATCACGGCGCGTGACGTGTCGCGGATCTTCGGCCTGCGTGTGCCCCACGCGCCGGGCCCGCTCGCCACGAACGAGCCCTCGCCGCTCGGCCGCAAGGCTGGCCGCTTCGTCGCGACGTTGCGCGAGCTCGCCGTCGTCGTGATGCTCGCGGGTGCGGTGAACCAGGCGCTCGTCGAGCTCTGGGTCGTCAACCGCCGCGTGAAGGTGCCGCACCCCGAGCCGCTGCGGATCCTCGCGCAGAAGATGCGGTACTTGCAGGGCTGGTTCATGTTCTCGCCGAACCCGGTCATGGACGACGGGACGATCGTGGTCGCCGCGAAGACCATCGACGGCCGCACGATCGATCCGTTCACCGGCAAGCCGCCGGAGTTCGACCTGACGAAGGCGCAGAGCCTCCGCTACAACCAGATCTGGAGCGACTACTTCAACCGCATGCACCTGCCGGCGAACTCGGCCTATCGGGATGCGATGAAGGAGTTCCTCTACCGCTACCCCGAGCGCACGGGCCGCCCCGAGGACACGATCGTCTCGGGGGAGGTGTACTGGGTGAAGGACTTGAACCCGCCCTTCGGCAAGAAGGAGTCGTACAAGCTGGAGAAGGACAAGCTCTTCTCCTTCGAAAACCCGGCCACGCGTGGGCAAGCGAGGTCGGGAGGCTGACGGGGCCGATCAAAACGAAACTTTCGTCTTGACTCGCGGGCCTCGATCAGTAGAGTCCCGCGAGTCGCTGACGGGCCTGTAGCTCAGTTGGGAGAGCGCTAGAATCGCACTCTAGAGGTCGCAGGTTCGATCCCTGTCAGGTCCACCAAGAAAACCCGCAGCGAGTGGCGAAGCAGCGAAGCTGCGAAGCCTCAAAAAGAAGCGCCGTGTTCCCCACCTGGAACACGGCGCTTTTCGTTTTCCAGCCCCCTCGGTTTTCCCGCGTGCGCCCTCGAAAACGCGGGAATCGAAGCGCGCGGTTGGCGCCGTCCGAGGCTTGCGACGGACGGCCTACCTCCACAGGTTCGCCATCGGACGGCACGGAGGAGGCGGTCTGGGCGGACCCCTGCGCCTTCGTCGTGCCCATGCACCGCCGCGGGGAGACCCGCGAGCGATCGAACAAGGGGGGTATCATCATGAAGAAGCTGCTCGTTGCGTTGGTCGCGGCTGGTTCGGCAGTCCTCGGCGTCTCGGAGCGCGCCGATGCACAGCCCTACGACCTCGTCGAGCCGCCGGACGGGGTCGAGATTCGCGGCCTCGTCTACAACGGGACCGGTTGCCCGCAGAACTCGGTCGCCGGCACGCTCTCCGAGGACCGGAAGGCGCTGGAGCTCATCTTCGGGGCCTTCACGGCCGAGGCGAGCCCGCTGAACTTGCCGAGCGAAGCGCGCAAGTTCTGTCAGCTCACCGTCGACCTGGCTTTCCCGCAGGGCTACAGCTTCTCCCTCGTCTCGGCCGACTACCGCGGCTTCGCCGATCTCGAGGAGAAGATCGTCGGGACCCAGACCTCGACGTACTACTTCACGGGCGGCTTCGGGCGGAGCTTCCGCACGCGGATCGTCGGTCCCTTCTCGGAGAACTACTTCCGCCGCGACAACCTCACCCTCGAGGCGGCGGTGTGGTCGCCGTGCGGCGCGATGCGCCCGCTCAACATCAGCACGCAGGCGGCCGTCTCGACGCTCGCGAACCGCAGCGGCGCGGGCCTGATGACGGTCGACTCGCTCAGCCTCGTCGTGCGCCACACGTACAACATCATCTGGCGCAAGTGCTGACGCGCTCCGCGTGAGCCGCGGGCCCCCGGGCGTTTGTCCGGGGGCCCTTTTGTTTCAGGTCAAAAGACCTTCGAGGTGGCTCTTGTCGTTGATGCACAGGATCCGCACCACGCCCTCGTGGCGCTCGACGCGCTGGACCGAGCAGTTGTCCACGCGGAAGACGACCGGCGGCGCCTCGGCCGGCAAGCCGAGCAGGTGGTAGAGGAGCTGGTTGATCGCCACGCCGTGGCTCACGAGCACGATCCGACCCTCGGCGCGCGCGGCGAGCAGGGCGTCGACGAAGCCGGCGATCCGGGCGCGGCAGTCGGCGTTCGACTCGCCGCCCGGCGGGCGGAAGAGCGGGTCGCGCGCGCGGAGCGCTCGCCACACGTCGGGGTGGCGCTCCTCGATGTCGGCGAACGAGGTGCCCGTCAACTCGCCGAAGTTCCGCTCCCTGAGCGCCGGGTCCGCGACGAGCGGGACGCCCGTCTGCGTGACGATGGGGGCCGCGGTCTCGAGGGCGCGGGGCAGGTCGCTCGCGAAGATCGCGGAGACGGGCTTCTCCGCGATCCGCCGCGCCACGGCCTCGGCCTCGCGGCGCCCGCGCTCGGTGAGCGGCGAGGGCCCGTGACCCGTGAAGACCCGATCCCGGTTCCCCTCCGACTGACCATGGCGAACGATGACGAGCTCGATGGACATGCTTCTTCCAGAACCGCTAGCTCACTTGCAGCAGAACGTCACCGCGCCTTCGGGCGTGAGCTCGCCGGTCGGCGCGCCGCCCGTCGGGGTGCACGAGCCGCTCGGCATGGCCGGGATCGCCTCGATGGACCACGAGCTCGCGTCGAGCAGCGTCGAGACGTTGCGGCAGGTGTCGTTGTTGATGTCGATCGGGTTCGCGTTGCCGCCCAGCATGCAACTGTCGGCGTCGTAGAAGCGGTAGGCCCCGCCCGCGCACGTCGCGGCGGACTCGCACGCGCACGCGCTGCACCCGCGCGTGTCCGCCGCGCTCTTGTAGCTCACGATCTGCGTGAACCCGTCGGGGCAGGCTTGTTCGCCCTCCTGACGCAGGCAGAGGCTCTCGGCGGCGGCGGGCTTCGGCGCGCACTTCGCGCCTGCGCCGCAGCCGCCGCTCGAGCTCTTCACGTCGCACGCGAGGACGTGACCGCCGAAGGGCTCCTGGTTGGGGAAGTCGCTCACGGACGGCGCGCAGCTCCCGGGCGCGGTCAGGGTCGCCTCGCCGGAGAGCCGGCAGGAGAGCGTGAACGCGAAGTTGAGCAGGTCCGTCGGTTTGGCGCAGGTGGCGTTCTGGAACGGGCCCGACCAGTCGTCGCCGCCGCCGAAGCAGCCGGTGGAGTTCGGGTGGCACGTGAGCCCCGGCGTCGAGCACGCCGCGCCCTGGAGATCACCACACGTGCACGCCGTGCACGCGGCTGCGCCCGCGGGATCCGTGTGGAGCTCCTCGGGCGTCGCGTCGCCGCAGCCCGCGGGCGGCGCGTCGCCCTCCGTGGTCCACGCGAGCGACCAGCCCTCCGGCGCCTCCACGCACGAAAAACCTTCCGTGCAGTCGGCGTCGGCGCAGTCGGCGTCGCCGTCGCCGTCGTTGTCCGCGCCGTCGAGGCAGTCCTCCCCTCCGGTCATCCCGGCGCCCGAGCCGCCTTGCCCGCCGCCTTGCCCTCCCGCGCCCCCGGACCCGCCGGGCCCCGCGCTCGGCGTGTTCCCGGCTCCGGCGCTCCCGCCGGTCTGGAACACGCCTGTCGTGTCGGTGCCGCATGCGAAGAGCGACGCGCCGAGGAGGGTGAACGTGCCGCCCCAGAGGGCAGCGGAGGCGCCGAGGGAGAGACGCAATGTGCGACGAGGCCGAACGCGGGTAGACATGGAAAGCTCCCTGTTTTCAAGGAATGTGAGGGCACGAGAGATATCGCGAAACGTACGATTCGAGAAGGATCGTCGCGCCCCCTACTGCTTTCGTTGCGTGGCGGGGGCGAGTGCCCTTAGCATCGCGCGCGTTTCGAACTGCCCCTCGAGTTTTGCGATGTCGATGGCCCTCTCTGCTGTCCCGCGTGCCTCCCTCGTCCAGCTCGTGCCGCCTCGCGCGGCGCACGCGCAGCTCTGGTACGGCTGGCGGAGCGAGGCGCACGCCCAGCGTTACATGCCGATCGAGCCCTGGTCGGTCGAGGCGCTGCGCCGGCGGCTCGTCGCGTCGACGCCGGACCTCTCCGATCCGGAGAAGCAAGAGCACCGCTGGATCGTGCAGTGGCAGGACGAGTGCGTGGGGATCGTGTCGATCCTGCGGCCGAGTTTTCGCCTCGGCCACGCGGAGATCTCGTACCACGTCGCGCAGGCCTACCATCGCCGGGGCATCGCGACGCAGGCGGTGGCGGCGCTCGTCGATCGTGTCTTCGAGCAGACGGACCTCGCGCGGCTCTTCGCGTACATCAGCGAGCCGAACCGCGCCTCGCGTAGGCTCGCCGAGAAGCTCGGCTTCGTGCACGAGGGCACGCTGCGCGAGCACTTCATGATCCACGGCCGCCGCGTGGATCAGTGTGTCTACGGCCTGCTCCGGCGCGAGTGGGCGTCGCCGCGCAAGCGCTAGATCAGCCGAGGACGGGGAACTTGCGCTCGCCGTAGAGCTCGCCGAGGCGCTTGCGCATGCGGCCGACGACGAGTTCGAAGCCGGCCTGGACGATCTCCGGGTCCTTGGCGTGGTGGGGGCCGAGGTCCATCCCGAGCGCTTCGGAGAGGTGGATCGGGGGCAGGACCTCGGTCGTGATCTTGGCGGGCAGCGGGACGTGCGGCAAAAACGGCAGCGCCCAGACGCCCCACGGCAGCCCGCAGAGCAGCGGCCAGACGTCGGCCGAGCGCACGATCTTCGGGATGCCGAGCATCTTGGCGAGGTCGTGGCCACCCGAGAGGACGACGACGGTCTCGTGTGAGCCCGCGGAGACGACGGGCGTGATGGGCAAACCCCAGCGGATCGCCTGCGCGATGAAGCCCTTGCGGC encodes the following:
- a CDS encoding class I SAM-dependent methyltransferase, coding for MRLSIAGYDAMLQVAAEVLVTALAGKKAASLLMVGIGTASEVMPYARHAGADWQFTGVDPSAEMITLAREKLAAAGLLKRTSLHACELRDLPRGPSFDGAQMIGVLHHLAGNDARVGLLREVAGRLAPGAPFVIGCRVGDEPSLRAVEEQRLVMMGRPPELLEQRRKAMASMQPPASDAEVFALLAQAGFVAPRFIFGELQFKVWVAHREPSASI
- a CDS encoding DUF4360 domain-containing protein: MKKLLVALVAAGSAVLGVSERADAQPYDLVEPPDGVEIRGLVYNGTGCPQNSVAGTLSEDRKALELIFGAFTAEASPLNLPSEARKFCQLTVDLAFPQGYSFSLVSADYRGFADLEEKIVGTQTSTYYFTGGFGRSFRTRIVGPFSENYFRRDNLTLEAAVWSPCGAMRPLNISTQAAVSTLANRSGAGLMTVDSLSLVVRHTYNIIWRKC
- the zigA gene encoding zinc metallochaperone GTPase ZigA, translated to MSDRRLPVTVLSGFLGAGKTTLLNHVLGNREAKRVAVIVNDMSEVNIDAELVRGGAAALSRTDERLVEMTNGCICCTLREDLLFEVKKLAEEGRFDYLLVESTGISEPLPVAETFGFEDDTGARLSDVARLDTMVTVVDAYNFSRDFAAAEDLVERGVAASEEDDRSVVDLLVDQVEFCDVIVLNKVDLVSQKEVGLLEATLQRLNSRAKIVHATFGNVPLDAVMGTGLFDLEKAREAPGWMAELRGEHVPETEEYGLGSFVFRSRRPLHPARFYTLIHEQWPGVIRSKGFFWLATRPEWVAEWSQAGGACRFGVVGKWWAAQSREDWPEDEGARHRIEADWDPELGDRRQEIVIIGTAEREGMRARLEACLLTDEEMALGPEKIRQFEDPFPPWALAEEEADGAPPGDRRFASMWTREAADGAH
- a CDS encoding MerC domain-containing protein; this encodes MLPVLACAVCPTCLGAWAQALSALGVGFVITEAQHLALLVVAVSVTLFVSIRRHARSRRKGPLALSLAGSVGLVASHLLGEIEALAWASIVILVAASIWQHRALPSPARPAEQAAA
- a CDS encoding histidine phosphatase family protein, which gives rise to MSIELVIVRHGQSEGNRDRVFTGHGPSPLTERGRREAEAVARRIAEKPVSAIFASDLPRALETAAPIVTQTGVPLVADPALRERNFGELTGTSFADIEERHPDVWRALRARDPLFRPPGGESNADCRARIAGFVDALLAARAEGRIVLVSHGVAINQLLYHLLGLPAEAPPVVFRVDNCSVQRVERHEGVVRILCINDKSHLEGLLT
- the rpmG gene encoding 50S ribosomal protein L33, whose product is MRDTIKLVSSAGTGYCYYTTKNKRTMAEKLQIKKYDPIARKHVVFTEGKISKGGGGK
- a CDS encoding FAD-dependent oxidoreductase — encoded protein: MLDWLVIGGGVHGTYLSLALTLGGRVARDRLRVLDPHVAPLERWNACTENVGMEFLRSSFVHHLDPEPFDLRRFAPSRPRRGERAFLGRYLRPSLSVFRAHSENVIQKHGLASLRVQGEARSIMAIPGGIRVDTTEGALDARRVLLAIGMGDQPAIPDWARSLREEGGCVHHVFEPGFVRAQMAPFRHVVVVGGGISAAQTALALAKRQEGSVTILARHPARVFAFDTDPGWMGPKNLDDFARVADHDVRRHLIRHARHRGSMPDDVASALRRAVHERRLSLRIAGVSAAALIDGNIDISLDDGGAPLVTDTVVLATGFETRRPGGAWLANAVQELGLRCASCGYPIVDRSLRWHPNLFVTGPLAELELGPPARNILGARLAAERLVQVA
- a CDS encoding GNAT family N-acetyltransferase, producing MALSAVPRASLVQLVPPRAAHAQLWYGWRSEAHAQRYMPIEPWSVEALRRRLVASTPDLSDPEKQEHRWIVQWQDECVGIVSILRPSFRLGHAEISYHVAQAYHRRGIATQAVAALVDRVFEQTDLARLFAYISEPNRASRRLAEKLGFVHEGTLREHFMIHGRRVDQCVYGLLRREWASPRKR
- a CDS encoding HTTM domain-containing protein, producing MSSAIGQPPVDESTAPEALEAAPEGAAEAPRGLAWLSWHLQGYWTIIRDVYLSADRRTLGFARIMIGFLMVMDLFRRTPDWLHMYSDKGVLPTHLNLFRPQAWGAFTLFNAFSTAPELWALWVVLLVTFLCVLVGYKTRIAHVLAAIFVASMNGRILLIENGGYVVYNLLVMWTAFLPMGDRFSVDALLDSMRRRKEANADELNDRKDVVEPRRLTPHVSLVVGVILLQIAAIYYFNVIHKTGTAWRNGTAVHYVLWVDRMVTPIVAAVRGYIPPRLIPYATWFVLISEAVIPICLATPLARSWARRLAVALMCILHIGFGATFVLGPFAWAMCGFSTLLFTSDDWDLAARTMRRAHRARVVLFDGASGASLLLCRLLKRLDRYELLTFRAEPGLTRGIAVERPNDKARLERSAALADIVAALPLGPTIAWLFRLPLLSHLVDAIWSVITARDVSRIFGLRVPHAPGPLATNEPSPLGRKAGRFVATLRELAVVVMLAGAVNQALVELWVVNRRVKVPHPEPLRILAQKMRYLQGWFMFSPNPVMDDGTIVVAAKTIDGRTIDPFTGKPPEFDLTKAQSLRYNQIWSDYFNRMHLPANSAYRDAMKEFLYRYPERTGRPEDTIVSGEVYWVKDLNPPFGKKESYKLEKDKLFSFENPATRGQARSGG